From Spea bombifrons isolate aSpeBom1 chromosome 6, aSpeBom1.2.pri, whole genome shotgun sequence, a single genomic window includes:
- the LOC128499938 gene encoding uncharacterized protein LOC128499938, giving the protein MSLRGVSLPSTPIVTLGNFSTPKRKCSVAPLCLPALSNGPVSHSTSMGAPRLNPLHPPGVRRRTVGLETIAAHHHNQQRALNMQQKEYYRYHQGWRRPFYGTASEKEEYRKEIRQLLKMQMNEKWDLQRERMSSQSKEIEALMENDRTALTQDLEQERSRALFLRRYRDENKKLMETRWQESRLTRSLETLRERELLQYNPINWSGTLK; this is encoded by the exons ATGAGCCTAC GAGGGGTGTCATTGCCAAGCACACCAATTGTCACCTTGGGGAATTTTAGTAccccaaaaagaaaatgttcgGTGGCTCCTCTGTGCCTCCCGGCTCTTTCCAACGGCCCAGTGTCACACTCAACGAGCATG GGCGCCCCTCGACTGAATCCCTTACACCCTCCTGGGGTGAGGAGGAGGACGGTCGGTCTGGAAACCATAGCTGCGCATCATCACAACCAACAGAGGGCCCTCAACATGCAACAGAAAGAGTACTATAG ATATCACCAGGGCTGGAGAAGACCATTTTATGGAACAGCTTCAGAAAAAGAGGAATACAG GAAAGAAATCAGGCAGCTGCTAAAGATGCAAATGAACGAGAAGTGGGACCTGCAGAGGGAGAGGATGAGCAGTCAGAGCAAAGAGATAGAAGCCCTGATGGAGAACGACCGCACGGCCTTAACGCAGGACCTGGAGCAAGAACGCTCGCGGGCTTTATTCTTGAGACGATATCGGGATGAGAACAAGAAG TTAATGGAGACGAGATGGCAGGAGAGCCGTTTAACCCGGTCCTTGGAGACGCTGCGGGAGAGGGAACTTCTACAGTACAACCCGATTAACTGGAGCGGAACATTGAAATGA
- the PRRT3 gene encoding proline-rich transmembrane protein 3: MAQSMLLHLWVFLATLAVSKPSTTVSYVDYVTNEKLIQGLAKDFSKKNHSEEEEGLGIQKLEEPKVSSLEEGNVEDLLHTKPPSEKNGNFQITAAFIPGRKPVQNAETYLDSKSDTFPNNRDKTVLVVNNKMSQTSFETMDHTSSEESLTRHDDRKTPSRESKKLEHNLKGKSSIFFSNEDEGTRMKPIEMLPKPLPMGNHVEPENDRTTHILSTVSPTVSTIALVARTQPYVFTGEAGPFTQIQKLQIDSGSVQDNEALSKNSLVVQADKNSSSLRGSSEALRQISEGNFLDDNLIPKVLGVQPSEKYHAAYRTTESYSALQDTRPHGNEVISADVDLRHSDDNLHYQKDSNSIPEESMAAENVTGAPNVSTFLHKQKANGQKTFPTGISVHFLPSDPSIKQEQPTLQSFPSKTNLPYATVDHTKHVPLEAKSRTQTERMSPSPNLRKSFLVKNGDGDLGGFDSQLSVKTIPQEISSQQAHETPTPAMQVSSKDPDKLLDPETSPVESDNGLTMTQRNPISDKVPPELIPSTTLKTRQQGNVPEENTHRTDFIATPQAVPSSTKRAGRRGEIRVTTQRALHKSKMLDVPTSLPSKKTTSDATLCAKAGGECEFLGSNKTLLTWDDLQRTLSFAWEMHVYGTAVLFILLSVVALINLIGSPILRVSYLPYIVTSNLLLFISGVLRAVFFLMDPYGSKSRISQGIALVLYNVTFPLMLFAFATLVLLVLKMARLQLLPPNIQSLALLAVIGVIHFIVLLSADLLAHLLNPSVNVVLQTLSISWGVFLMVGNFVAYFRVRRSGKDIVNETQRVSPACEDIVVVQTAGRNIKCLFTSSRVLLVSSVFGLLCCGLQVYAVLWIYGLFGKKDEFSWSWWFLQFWFRIFELALCFSMLFVASHSFCVQCGSNDHTCWSKIISYFCTYKKTEVPEYPNNCYDWTNSIQDRIVNNNISKSIIRNHPENVPLRIVKESNETKSTVFGYDSRSSSPLFKPKPESFGPKSQNVTMGRSHTSICFEKESMLSLTDLEFRPPSPINLSRSIDEALFREHLVRDSIFLDSSLQYPNYLIRQDSCSSLKECSALNQTVDPLISADLKMRRSSNPDFTYSLARCNSGTEVDTPTESLQQSKELPHDVPTEGLASVSSLDSFSKGSLKISWNPWQHGLSSVESLPLEDTPDAQLLKQDSQPSIVSKTSNPEKTLGKRFMERSQTTDSNSIASETIEL, encoded by the exons ATGGCCCAATCTATGCTATTGCACCTATGGGTGTTCTTGGCCACGTTGGCAGTAAGCAAGCCTTCTACGACAGTGTCTTACGTTGACTATGTCACGAATGAAAAACTGATTCAAGGGCTTGCAAAGGACTTTTCAAAAAAGAACCACTCCGAGGAGGAGGAAGGTTTAGGAATCCAAAAACTGGAGGAGCCAAAGGTTTCCTCACTAGAGGAAGGAAACGTGGAGGATTTATTACATACCAAACCaccttcagaaaaaaatggcaatttCCAAATAACAGCTGCGTTCATACCAGGTCGGAAGCCAGTACAAAATGCGGAGACGTACTTGGATAGTAAATCTGACACATTTCCAAATAATAGAGACAAAACAGTGTTGgttgttaataataaaatgagccAAACTAGCTTCGAGACCATGGACCATACAAGCTCCGAGGAATCTTTAACCAGACATGATGATCGTAAGACTCCTTCTCGAGAATCCAAAAAGTTGGAACATAACCTGAAGGGCAAGAGTTCGATCTTTTTTTCAAATGAGGACGAAGGAACCAGAATGAAACCCATTGAGATGCTACCCAAGCCGTTGCCGATGGGAAATCATGTTGAACCTGAAAACGACAGGACAACACACATTTTAAGCACTGTTAGCCCAACGGTCTCCACCATAGCCCTAGTTGCTAGAACACAACCATATGTCTTCACGGGGGAAGCTGGGCCTTTTACTCAAATACAAAAACTCCAGATAGACAGTGGCAGTGTTCAGGACAATGAAGCCTTATCAAAGAATTCCTTGGTTGTCCAAGCTGACAAAAACAGTTCCTCGCTACGTGGCTCTTCTGAAGCCCTGAGACAGATATCCGAAGGCAATTTCCTTGATGATAATTTAATCCCGAAGGTGCTTGGAGTTCAACCTTCAGAGAAATATCACGCAGCCTACAGGACCACAGAGAGCTACTCAGCCTTACAAGACACCAGACCACATGGCAATGAAGTAATATCAGCAGATGTGGATTTACGTCACTCAGATGATAACCTACATTATCAGAAGGATAGTAACTCCATCCCAGAGGAGTCCATGGCAGCAGAAAATGTAACAGGGGCACCAAACGTTTCTACTTTCCTACATAAACAAAAGGCAAATGGTCAGAAGACATTCCCCACTGGGATTTCCGTTCACTTTCTTCCGTCTGACCCATCTATCAAGCAAGAGCAACCAACGCTCCAGTCTTTCCCTAGCAAGACCAACCTTCCCTATGCTACCGTGGATCACACCAAGCATGTACCTTTAGAAGCAAAGTCGAGAActcagacagaaagaatgtcTCCTTCTCCAAATTTGCGGAAGTCTTTTTTGGTCAAGAACGGCGATGGTGACCTTGGTGGCTTTGACTCCCAACTCTCCGTAAAGACCATTCCTCAGGAGATATCTTCCCAGCAAGCTCATGAAACACCAACGCCAGCGATGCAAGTGTCTAGTAAAG ACCCTGATAAACTTCTAGACCCTGAAACAAGTCCAGTAGAATCAGACAATGGATTGACAATGACTCAGAGGAACCCAATATCTGACAAAGTGCCTCCAGAACTCATACCATCTACGACATTGAAGACCAGGCAGCAAG GCAACGTTCCAGAAGAAAACACGCACCGGACGGACTTCATCGCCACCCCTCAAGCTGTTCCAAGCTCAACGAAAAGGGCCGGCCGTCGAGGTGAAATTAGAGTAACGACTCAAAGAGCTCTTCACAAATCTAAAATGCTAGACGTCCCGACCAGTCTTCCGTCCAAAAAGACGACTTCAGACGCAACGCTGTGCGCCAAGGCGGGGGGAGAGTGCGAATTCCTAGGATCCAACAAGACTCTTCTAACCTGGGATGACTTGCAACGGACCTTGAGTTTTGCCTGGGAAATGCACGTTTATGGGACAGCTGTTCTTTTTATTCTGTTATCTGTGGTGGCCCTGATCAACCTCATTGGGTCTCCCATTTTACGAGTTTCCTACCTGCCATATATCGTAACGTCCAATCTTCTCTTGTTTATCAGCGGGGTCCTTCGagctgtattttttcttatGGACCCTTATGGATCAAAGTCGAGGATTTCACAAGGTATTGCTTTGGTGCTCTACAACGTCACCTTCCCTCTCATGCTCTTTGCGTTCGCCACCCTGGTCCTGCTGGTTTTGAAGATGGCTCGTCTTCAGCTTTTGCCCCCAAATATCCAGAGTCTGGctttgcttgccgtgattggagTCATTCACTTCATTGTCCTCCTGAGTGCAGACCTCCTGGCGCATTTACTTAATCCTTCAGTAAACGTTGTCTTACAGACGCTTTCCATCTCGTGGGGCGTATTTCTCATGGTGGGGAATTTTGTGGCTTATTTCCGAGTCAGAAGAAGCGGCAAAGACATTGTAAATGAGACTCAGAGGGTATCTCCGGCCTGCGAAGATATCGTTGTTGTGCAGACGGCGGGGAGGAACATTAAGTGTCTTTTCACATCGTCCAGGGTGCTGTTGGTCAGTAGTGTTTTTGGGCTGCTCTGTTGTGGGTTGCAGGTATATGCAGTACTCTGGATTTACGGATTATTTGGGAAGAAGGACGAGTTTTCGTGGTCCTGGTGGTTCTTACAGTTTTGGTTCCGCATATTCGAACTGGCGCTCTGCTTTTCCATGCTGTTCGTAGCCTCGCACAGCTTCTGTGTGCAGTGCGGTAGCAACGATCATACCTGTTGGTCCAAGATAATCAGTTATTTCTGCACCTACAAGAAAACGGAGGTCCCGGAGTATCCAAACAACTGCTACGACTGGACCAACAGTATCCAAGACAGAATCGTTAATAACAACATCAGTAAGAGCATCATCCGGAACCATCCAGAAAACGTTCCCTTGAGGATCGTCAAAGAGAGCAACGAAACAAAAAGTACGGTTTTCGGCTATGATAGTAGGTCGTCGTCTCCACTATTTAAACCTAAACCGGAGTCTTTCGGACCAAAGTCTCAAAATGTCACCATGGGACGTTCCCACACAAGCATTTGTTTTGAAAAGGAGTCTATGCTCTCCTTGACTGATTTGGAGTTCCGACCTCCATCTCCTATTAATTTGAGCAGGAGTATCGACGAAGCTTTGTTCAGGGAGCATCTGGTCAGAGACAGCATTTTTCTCGATTCAAGCCTCCAGTATCCTAACTACCTGATCAGACAAGACTCCTGTTCTTCGTTAAAGGAATGTTCTGCCTTGAACCAAACCGTGGACCCATTGATCTCCGCTGACTTGAAAATGAGAAGGAGCAGTAACCCCGACTTCACGTACAGCTTGGCGAGATGTAACTCGGGGACAGAGGTTGACACTCCAACCGAGAGCCTGCAGCAGAGCAAGGAGCTCCCACATGACGTACCGACGGAAGGGCTCGCGTCAGTGAGTTCCTTGGACAGTTTCTCTAAAGGGTCCCTCAAAATAAGCTGGAATCCCTGGCAGCATGGACTGTCCTCGGTGGAAAGCCTTCCGCTTGAAGATACGCCAGACGCCCAACTTTTAAAGCAAGACTCCCAAcccagcattgtttcaaagacCAGCAACCCAGAGAAGACGTTGGGCAAGAGGTTCATGGAAAGGAGCCAAACCACGGATTCTAATAGCATTGCCAGTGAAACCATCGAGCTGTAA
- the CRELD1 gene encoding protein disulfide isomerase CRELD1 has product MDDSRGRWRPVCSLFGVVLLFLVVADPGSAKQEPCQTCRNLVSNIHKGMEKTAGQNFGGGNTAWEEEKLAKYEFSETRLLEVIESACDKSDFECNRLLENGEEHLEKWWSKRSKHDLDLFQWLCMDTLMLCCPEGTYGPECSPCPGGPETLCGGNGKCVGDGTRSGTGTCDCFPGYGGPTCTNCAIGYFEKERNESHLVCSECHKACSKCVGPESDECVLCRKGWLLHDNKCIDIDECGTELDRCKSNQFCVNTDGSYECRDCDKSCIGCMGAGPARCKKCNKGYNRDGAKCLDVDECDTELPKCKGANEACINSPGSYSCVCQKGFTRLDGICRRNPSDDDGEKGLFEDITDDEIVVLQQMFFGVVICALATLAAKGDMVFTAIFIGAVAAMAGYWFSEKSDRVLDGFMKGR; this is encoded by the exons ATGGATGACTCTCGGGGAAGATGGCGTCCTGTGTGCTCCCTTTTTGGGGTCGTCTTGCTTTTTCTGGTGGTCGCTGACCCCGGCAGTGCCAAGCAGGAGCCGTGCCAAACCTGCCGCAACCTGGTCTCCAATATCCATAAG GGCATGGAGAAAACAGCCGGGCAGAACTTCGGAGGCGGAAACACGGCATGGGAAGAGGAGAAACTGGCAAAATACGAATTCAG CGAGACGCGGCTTCTGGAGGTCATCGAATCTGCTTGCGATAAGTCTGACTTCGAATGCAACCGGCTGCTGGAAAACGGCGAGGAACACCTGGAGAAGTGGTGGTCTAAAAG ATCAAAGCATGACCTTGACCTCTTTCAGTGGCTTTGCATGGACACATTGATGCTGTGCTGCCCAGAAGGCACCTATGGCCCCGAGTGTTCGC CCTGTCCCGGAGGGCCAGAGACACTCTGTGGTGGAAACGGAAAGTGCGTGGGTGACGGCACCAGATCCGGCACAGGGACCTGCGACTGCTTCCCAGGTTATGGTGGCCCCACCTGCACAAATTGCGCCATTGGGTATTTCGAGAAGGAGAGGAATGAGAGCCACCTGGTATGTTCTG AGTGCCACAAGGCTTGCAGCAAGTGTGTCGGACCCGAGAGCGATGAGTGCGTGCTCTGCAGAAAGGGCTGGCTTCTCCACGACAATAAGTGTATCG ATATTGACGAGTGCGGCACTGAATTAGATCGCTGTAAGTCGAATCAGTTCTGCGTGAACACCGACGGATCCTATGAATGCAGAG attgcGACAAGTCTTGCATTGGCTGCATGGGAGCCGGACCTGCGCGCTGCAAGAAATGCAACAAAGGGTATAACAGGGACGGAGCCAAGTGTCTGG ATGTGGATGAGTGCGATACGGAGCTGCCAAAGTGCAAGGGTGCCAACGAGGCGTGCATTAACTCTCCCGGCAGCTACAGCTGTGTGTGTCAGAAGGGGTTCACCAGGCTTGATGGCATCTGCAGAAGGAACCCATCTGACG ATGACGGTGAGAAGGGCCTGTTTGAGGACATCACGGATGATGAGATTGTGGTTCTCCAGCAGATGTTCTTTGGAGTCGTCATCTGTGCTTTGGCTACACTAGCGGCAAAAGGAGACATGGTCTTCACCGCAATATTTATTGGAGCTGTGGCCGCCATGGCTGGCTATTGGTTTTCGGAGAAAAGCGATAGGGTCCTTGATGGCTTCATGAAAGGGAGATAG